Proteins from one Blattabacterium cuenoti genomic window:
- a CDS encoding sigma-70 family RNA polymerase sigma factor, translated as MRQLKITKQVTNRESESLDKYLHEIGKIPLLTPEEEVEYARKAREGDSSSIDKLVNANLRFVVSVAKQYQNQGLSLCDLINEGNLGLIKGILRFDETRGFKCISYVVWWIRQAILQAIAEQSRSIRQPTNKLALLNKILKTLAQLEQELQRTPSAREIAEYLNMNEKDIEESIKNSGRHVSMDAPLIEGEDSNLYDLVRSDESPRPDEHLEKESLRKDIKRILETLSERERRVIILHFGLNGSPPMTLEEVGQSCDLTRERVRQIESIALKRLKHSSRSKILKPYLG; from the coding sequence ATGAGACAACTTAAAATTACTAAACAAGTAACTAATCGTGAATCTGAATCTTTAGATAAATATCTTCATGAAATAGGAAAAATTCCATTATTGACACCGGAAGAAGAAGTGGAATACGCTCGTAAAGCAAGAGAAGGAGATTCTTCTTCTATCGATAAACTAGTAAATGCAAATTTACGTTTTGTAGTTTCTGTTGCTAAACAATATCAAAATCAAGGATTAAGTTTATGTGATTTAATTAATGAAGGGAATTTAGGTTTGATAAAAGGAATATTACGTTTTGATGAAACCAGAGGATTCAAATGTATATCCTATGTTGTTTGGTGGATAAGACAAGCAATTTTACAAGCTATAGCAGAACAATCACGTTCTATTCGACAACCTACAAATAAGTTAGCTTTGCTTAACAAAATATTAAAAACTCTTGCACAATTAGAACAAGAGTTGCAAAGAACTCCTTCTGCTAGAGAAATAGCAGAATATTTAAACATGAATGAAAAAGATATAGAAGAATCTATAAAAAATTCAGGTAGACATGTTTCTATGGATGCTCCCTTAATAGAAGGGGAAGATTCCAATTTATATGATTTAGTGAGATCTGATGAATCCCCTCGTCCAGATGAACATTTAGAAAAAGAATCCTTACGAAAAGACATAAAAAGAATTTTAGAAACTTTAAGTGAAAGAGAACGTCGTGTTATTATTTTACATTTTGGATTAAATGGATCTCCTCCAATGACTTTAGAAGAAGTAGGACAGTCCTGCGATTTAACAAGAGAAAGAGTTCGACAAATAGAAAGTATTGCACTAAAAAGACTAAAACATTCTTCTAGAAGTAAAATTCTTAAACCCTATTTGGGTTAG
- the tpiA gene encoding triose-phosphate isomerase — MKKKIIIANWKMNHDFHKTTSFLRNFLKIVLEKKINHNKEIIIAPSFPFLHISNQILQGTNLKIAAQNIHQMKNGSYTGEVSASMLKSIGISQVILGHSERRKFFLENNDILLKKIKIALKYGLHIILCVGETGFERNQNQQFNVIKNQLVETVFNCSADDIIFFHIAYEPVWAIGTGKNATYKQAQTMHEYIRSLFLNKYGKNISNEISILYGGSISNLNARNFFLQKDIDGGLVGNCSLELDKFLEIIQS; from the coding sequence ATGAAGAAAAAGATTATCATTGCAAATTGGAAAATGAATCATGATTTTCATAAAACTACTTCTTTTCTTAGAAATTTTTTGAAAATTGTTTTAGAAAAAAAAATAAATCATAATAAAGAAATTATTATTGCTCCTTCTTTTCCATTTTTACATATTTCCAATCAGATTTTACAAGGAACTAATTTGAAAATTGCAGCTCAGAATATTCATCAAATGAAAAATGGTTCATATACAGGTGAAGTATCAGCTTCTATGTTAAAATCTATAGGAATTTCTCAAGTTATATTAGGACATAGTGAACGAAGAAAATTTTTTTTGGAAAATAATGATATATTATTAAAAAAAATAAAAATAGCATTAAAATATGGATTACATATTATTTTATGCGTAGGAGAAACAGGTTTTGAAAGAAATCAAAATCAACAATTTAATGTAATAAAAAATCAGTTAGTAGAAACAGTTTTTAATTGTTCTGCAGATGATATTATATTTTTTCATATAGCATATGAACCAGTATGGGCTATTGGAACAGGAAAGAATGCAACGTACAAACAAGCTCAAACAATGCATGAATACATTCGTTCTTTATTTTTAAATAAGTATGGAAAAAATATTTCTAATGAAATATCCATTTTATATGGAGGTAGTATCAGTAATCTTAATGCAAGAAATTTTTTCTTGCAAAAAGATATAGATGGAGGTCTTGTTGGAAATTGTTCCCTAGAATTGGATAAATTTTTAGAAATCATTCAGTCTTAA
- a CDS encoding nucleotide modification associated domain-containing protein — protein MNHTSIDFIIKKCRKLFLDKLKDYDLSWKLLKNSSIIDQILIKIIRIKNIQSKGYQEIKEEKITDTYMDVINYIVIILIKLDIFFVLNFDKISCHDVIFLYNKKFEKIKNCIHEYSPQKIFSINNVLKNILYLKKNEEEVPFKKLEKIYFKILIETIFLLKKFDTKIFIVLFFILY, from the coding sequence ATGAATCATACTTCTATTGATTTCATTATTAAAAAGTGTAGGAAATTATTTTTAGATAAATTAAAAGATTATGATCTATCATGGAAACTTTTAAAAAATTCTTCTATAATAGATCAAATTCTTATTAAAATAATTCGTATAAAAAATATTCAATCAAAAGGATATCAAGAAATCAAAGAAGAAAAAATAACAGATACGTATATGGATGTTATAAATTATATCGTAATTATTTTAATTAAATTGGATATTTTTTTTGTATTAAATTTTGATAAAATATCATGTCATGATGTTATTTTTCTTTATAATAAAAAATTTGAAAAAATAAAAAATTGTATTCACGAATATTCTCCACAAAAAATATTTTCTATTAACAATGTTCTCAAAAATATTTTATACTTAAAAAAAAATGAAGAAGAAGTTCCATTCAAAAAATTAGAAAAAATCTATTTCAAAATATTAATCGAAACTATTTTTTTATTAAAAAAATTTGATACAAAAATATTTATTGTTTTGTTTTTTATATTATATTAA
- the folP gene encoding dihydropteroate synthase, whose protein sequence is MIINCRGSLLSLDEPKIMGIVNLTPDSFYDGGKLDSEYNILKHVENLLNEGSDFIDIGGCSTRPKSKLITEEEEIKRVIKPIRKIIKNFPNIRISIDTFRSKVARLAVEEGVVMINDISGGRLDKNMFPLLGKLKIPYILNHMQGIPENMQNNPYYQNNVIIEINNFFSKNIFFLKENGINDIILDPGFGFGKTLKQNFQLLKHLSLLGFQDHLILIGISRKSMIKHLLKISCEKSLNATSIIHTISLLNGSKILRVHDVKEAKECIKLVQYYNKIE, encoded by the coding sequence ATGATAATTAATTGTAGAGGATCTTTATTATCTTTAGATGAACCAAAAATTATGGGAATAGTTAATTTGACTCCTGATTCTTTTTATGATGGAGGAAAGTTAGATTCTGAATACAACATATTGAAACATGTAGAAAATTTGTTAAATGAAGGTTCTGATTTCATAGATATTGGAGGCTGTTCTACTCGTCCAAAATCAAAACTTATAACAGAAGAAGAGGAAATAAAAAGAGTTATCAAGCCTATTCGTAAAATTATAAAAAATTTTCCAAATATTAGAATATCTATAGATACTTTTCGAAGCAAAGTTGCAAGATTAGCTGTTGAAGAAGGAGTTGTAATGATAAATGATATATCAGGAGGAAGATTAGACAAAAACATGTTTCCTTTACTTGGAAAACTTAAAATTCCATATATATTAAATCATATGCAAGGTATTCCTGAAAATATGCAAAACAATCCATATTATCAAAATAATGTAATTATAGAAATAAATAATTTTTTTTCGAAAAATATTTTCTTTTTAAAAGAAAATGGAATTAACGACATTATTTTAGATCCCGGATTTGGATTCGGAAAAACATTAAAACAAAATTTTCAATTATTAAAACATTTGTCTCTATTAGGATTTCAAGATCATTTAATTTTAATAGGAATTTCTAGAAAATCTATGATTAAACATCTTTTAAAAATTTCTTGTGAAAAATCATTAAATGCAACTTCAATCATTCATACTATATCATTATTAAATGGATCTAAAATACTTCGTGTACATGACGTAAAAGAAGCAAAGGAATGTATTAAATTAGTACAATATTACAATAAAATTGAATGA
- a CDS encoding diadenylate cyclase translates to MYKFFFSLLYSLNISVIDIIDIFLVSIILLQVYRLVYRTAALNIFYGIIATFIFWKIVEIYKMKLLSIVISAFFKGGFLALIIVFQPEIRKFLLIVGSKIFFKKFIFSLFLKKSSVSIKTETIDSIVKSCAIFSGDKTGVLIVIQLHQDIKEFIQNGDKMDAKVNVPILESFFYKNSPLHDGAVVIIGNKIVRTRAILPVSYNNEIPSRLGLRHRSAIGLSEKTDAICLVISEETGYISYIKDQKRTIITNINNLKMKLEKDLL, encoded by the coding sequence TTGTACAAATTCTTTTTTTCATTATTATATTCTTTAAATATATCTGTTATTGATATTATAGATATATTTTTAGTATCTATTATTTTATTACAAGTCTATAGATTAGTTTATAGAACTGCTGCTCTAAATATTTTCTATGGAATTATCGCAACTTTTATTTTCTGGAAAATAGTAGAAATTTATAAAATGAAACTCCTAAGCATAGTTATTAGTGCTTTTTTCAAAGGAGGATTTTTAGCATTAATCATTGTTTTTCAACCAGAAATTAGAAAATTTTTACTTATAGTAGGAAGCAAAATTTTTTTTAAAAAATTCATATTTTCTCTTTTTTTGAAAAAATCCAGTGTTTCTATAAAAACTGAAACTATAGATAGTATAGTAAAGTCTTGCGCCATTTTTTCAGGAGATAAAACAGGAGTTTTAATAGTTATTCAATTGCATCAAGATATCAAAGAATTTATCCAAAATGGAGATAAAATGGATGCTAAAGTGAATGTTCCTATTCTAGAAAGTTTTTTCTACAAAAATAGCCCATTACATGATGGAGCAGTAGTAATTATAGGAAATAAGATAGTGAGAACAAGAGCTATTCTTCCTGTATCTTACAATAATGAGATTCCATCACGTTTAGGACTACGTCATAGATCCGCTATCGGTTTATCTGAAAAAACAGATGCTATATGTCTGGTCATTTCTGAAGAAACAGGTTATATATCTTATATTAAAGATCAAAAAAGAACTATTATAACTAATATAAATAATTTAAAAATGAAACTTGAAAAAGATTTACTTTAA
- a CDS encoding UDP-N-acetylmuramoyl-tripeptide--D-alanyl-D-alanine ligase — MNIKNIYQLYINSSGIETNSKKVKQGSIFIALKGKNFNGNQFSKEAISNGALLAIVDDKSISACEKIIIVDDTLFFLQELASYHRFQLRHIPIIAITGSNGKTTTKELIKVVLFQKYKKIHFTKDNFNNHIGIPLTILSMPKNAEISVIEIGANHEKEIEKMCSIIKPDYGYITSFGKAHLEGFQSVKGIIRGKLELYHFLKKNKKVVFVNGDDPIQLNESTGMNRYIFSEKKKSDIKIKYLWKESHLESILYIDNMKVCSPLVGNYNLHNIASAISIGIYFKVPIEKIKNAVEKYIPKNYRSQIINRKNMKIIIDCYNANPTSMIKSLTFFNNNIKGNKISILGDMLELGLYSNYEHEKIISFLEKSNINITFLIGEIFFNAKLKTSPKVRKFINKEKFINWIKKHPFQKIDYVLIKGSRKIALESIIDLI, encoded by the coding sequence ATGAACATTAAAAATATATATCAATTGTATATAAATTCTTCCGGAATAGAAACAAATAGCAAAAAAGTCAAACAAGGGTCTATTTTTATAGCTTTAAAAGGAAAAAATTTTAATGGAAATCAATTCTCTAAAGAAGCAATTTCAAATGGAGCATTGTTAGCTATAGTAGATGATAAAAGTATTTCTGCTTGTGAAAAAATTATTATAGTAGATGATACTTTATTCTTTTTACAAGAATTAGCTTCCTATCATAGGTTTCAATTACGTCATATTCCTATTATTGCTATTACCGGGAGTAACGGAAAAACTACTACAAAAGAACTTATTAAAGTTGTTCTTTTTCAAAAATATAAAAAAATTCATTTTACTAAAGATAATTTCAATAATCATATAGGAATTCCATTAACTATACTTTCCATGCCTAAAAATGCAGAAATATCTGTTATAGAAATTGGAGCTAATCATGAAAAAGAAATCGAAAAAATGTGTTCTATCATTAAACCTGATTATGGATATATAACTAGCTTTGGAAAAGCTCATTTAGAAGGATTTCAAAGTGTAAAAGGAATTATACGTGGAAAATTAGAGTTATATCATTTTTTAAAAAAGAATAAAAAAGTGGTATTTGTCAATGGAGATGATCCTATTCAATTAAACGAAAGTACAGGTATGAATAGATACATTTTTTCTGAAAAAAAAAAATCAGATATAAAAATTAAATATTTATGGAAAGAATCTCATTTAGAATCAATTTTATATATTGATAATATGAAAGTTTGTTCTCCATTAGTAGGAAATTATAATCTACACAACATAGCTTCTGCCATATCCATTGGAATATATTTTAAAGTTCCTATAGAAAAAATAAAAAATGCTGTAGAAAAATATATTCCAAAAAACTATCGTTCTCAGATTATTAATAGAAAAAATATGAAAATTATTATAGATTGTTATAATGCAAATCCTACTAGCATGATCAAATCTCTAACTTTTTTTAATAATAATATTAAAGGAAATAAAATTTCTATATTAGGAGATATGTTGGAATTAGGATTGTATTCTAATTATGAACATGAAAAAATAATTTCTTTTTTAGAAAAAAGTAACATAAATATAACATTCTTAATTGGAGAAATTTTTTTCAATGCTAAGTTGAAAACTTCTCCTAAAGTAAGAAAATTTATAAATAAAGAAAAATTTATTAACTGGATCAAAAAACACCCATTTCAAAAAATTGATTATGTTCTTATTAAAGGTTCAAGAAAAATAGCATTGGAAAGCATTATTGATTTAATTTAA
- the pdhA gene encoding pyruvate dehydrogenase (acetyl-transferring) E1 component subunit alpha: MKEITTETYLKWFKDMSFWRKFEDKCRSLYLKQKIRGFLHLYNGQEAIPAGLTHAMDMTKDKIITAYRCHIIPISMGVDPKKVMAELLGKKTGTSRGLGGSMHIFSKKHRFYGGHGIVGGQIPLGAGIAFADKYFNRNAVTLTIMGDGAVRQGSLHETLNMSMIWKLPVVFICENNKYAMGTSVERSTNVKEIYKIGLSYGMPSYTVDGMNPEKIARAASIAIEKARRGEGSTFLEIQTYRYRGHSMSDSELYRSREEVLSYKKRDPILKLKNTILKNKWETIDNLNAIDNEVKNEVESCVKFAEKSDFPSLEEMYDAVYNENNYPFLDKI; the protein is encoded by the coding sequence ATGAAAGAAATTACCACCGAAACCTATCTTAAATGGTTTAAGGATATGTCTTTTTGGAGAAAATTTGAGGATAAATGTCGTTCCCTATACTTAAAACAGAAAATTAGAGGATTTTTACATTTATATAATGGACAAGAAGCCATTCCTGCAGGATTAACCCATGCTATGGATATGACTAAAGACAAAATTATCACTGCTTATAGATGTCATATCATTCCTATATCTATGGGTGTAGATCCAAAAAAAGTGATGGCTGAACTTTTAGGAAAAAAAACAGGAACATCCCGTGGTCTAGGAGGGTCTATGCATATCTTTAGTAAAAAACATCGTTTTTATGGAGGACATGGAATTGTAGGTGGACAAATTCCATTAGGAGCTGGAATTGCTTTTGCTGATAAATATTTTAATAGAAATGCAGTTACTTTAACTATTATGGGAGACGGTGCTGTAAGACAAGGATCTTTACATGAAACATTGAATATGTCTATGATATGGAAACTTCCTGTTGTCTTCATATGTGAAAACAATAAATATGCTATGGGAACTTCTGTAGAAAGAAGTACAAATGTAAAAGAAATTTATAAAATAGGTTTATCATATGGTATGCCTTCTTATACTGTAGACGGAATGAATCCTGAAAAAATAGCAAGAGCAGCTTCTATTGCCATAGAAAAAGCTAGAAGAGGAGAAGGATCTACTTTTTTAGAGATTCAAACATACAGATACAGAGGACATTCTATGTCAGATTCTGAATTATATCGTAGCAGAGAGGAAGTACTTTCTTATAAAAAAAGAGATCCTATTTTAAAATTGAAAAATACTATTTTAAAAAATAAATGGGAAACTATAGATAATTTAAATGCTATAGATAATGAAGTGAAAAACGAAGTAGAATCCTGTGTAAAATTTGCGGAGAAATCGGATTTTCCTTCTTTAGAAGAAATGTATGATGCTGTTTACAACGAAAACAATTATCCTTTTTTAGATAAAATTTAA
- a CDS encoding dihydrolipoamide acetyltransferase family protein codes for MAEIISMPQLSDTMEEGTVIKWNKKIGDKVSEGDIIAEIETDKATQDFEIDISGVLLFIGVQEGEKTCVNDILAIIGEKGEDISHLISESKSKEKQKHKIKEKEEKKNNKYPKYKENRIFISPLAKKMAKKIGISIKDIKKGSGENGRIIKRDIEYYEKTKFKLKEKEINQKISHSSMRKRIAKHLTFSKFSAPHYYLFSEINVDKLIKFRKKLNDKLSLEDKISFNDIIIKSVAQSLKKNPYMNVSWNEDQVILHSHIHIGVAVAVKDGLIVPVIRNADKKSLLQISKEIKDKVLRSKLKKIQPEEIENSTFTVSNLGMYGIESFTSIINIPNSSILSIGSIMKKPIIKDSKIEIGSIMKITLSCDHRIIDGAVGSSYIHSLRNFLEDPITILF; via the coding sequence ATGGCAGAAATAATATCCATGCCCCAATTAAGTGATACAATGGAAGAGGGGACTGTAATTAAATGGAATAAAAAAATAGGAGATAAAGTTTCTGAAGGAGATATTATAGCTGAAATAGAAACAGATAAAGCTACTCAAGATTTTGAAATAGATATTAGTGGTGTTTTACTTTTTATTGGGGTTCAAGAAGGGGAAAAAACATGCGTAAATGATATATTAGCGATAATAGGAGAAAAAGGGGAAGATATCAGTCATCTAATTTCGGAGTCGAAATCAAAAGAAAAACAGAAACATAAAATAAAAGAAAAAGAAGAAAAAAAGAATAACAAATATCCAAAATATAAAGAAAATAGAATATTCATTTCTCCTTTAGCAAAAAAAATGGCTAAAAAAATAGGAATATCTATAAAAGATATCAAGAAAGGAAGTGGAGAAAATGGAAGAATCATTAAAAGAGACATTGAATATTATGAAAAAACAAAATTTAAGTTAAAGGAAAAAGAAATAAATCAAAAAATTTCTCATTCTTCTATGAGAAAAAGAATAGCAAAACATTTAACTTTTTCTAAATTTTCTGCTCCGCATTATTATTTATTTAGTGAAATAAATGTAGATAAATTAATTAAATTCAGGAAAAAGTTAAATGATAAACTTTCTTTAGAAGATAAAATATCCTTTAATGATATTATTATAAAATCAGTAGCTCAATCTTTGAAAAAAAATCCATATATGAATGTATCTTGGAATGAAGATCAAGTTATACTTCATTCACATATTCATATTGGAGTAGCTGTAGCAGTAAAAGATGGGTTAATAGTTCCAGTTATTCGTAATGCAGATAAAAAGTCATTATTACAAATATCTAAAGAAATCAAAGACAAAGTATTACGTTCAAAATTAAAAAAAATACAACCGGAAGAAATAGAAAACAGCACTTTTACAGTTTCTAATTTAGGAATGTATGGGATAGAATCTTTTACTTCTATTATTAATATTCCCAATTCTTCTATTTTATCTATAGGTTCTATTATGAAAAAACCAATTATCAAGGATTCTAAGATAGAAATAGGAAGTATCATGAAAATTACTTTGTCTTGTGACCATAGAATTATAGACGGAGCTGTAGGAAGTAGTTATATTCATTCTCTTAGAAATTTTTTAGAAGATCCTATTACTATATTATTTTAA
- a CDS encoding TerC family protein: MDFVQSIKEIIDHPLLSITIIGNLFLIESILSIDNAAILASMIVNLKKEDRKKAIKYGIIGAYFFRGLCLLFASTLIRVWWLKPLGGLYLIFVGLNYFLTKKIFLPKNSKNVKKKDSLWKIVLFVEIMDLSFSIDNIFASVALSENFLLIFLGVFIGILSMRLIAQFFIQLMEKFPELKISAFFIIIILGMKLIFSPYIFFISDGIFSLLTFFIFIIPIFFSLGKKIISKKLK, from the coding sequence ATGGATTTTGTACAATCTATTAAAGAAATTATTGATCATCCTCTTTTATCTATCACTATTATAGGAAACCTATTTTTAATAGAAAGCATTTTATCCATAGATAATGCAGCCATATTAGCTTCTATGATTGTGAATCTGAAAAAAGAAGATAGAAAAAAAGCTATAAAATATGGAATTATTGGAGCTTATTTTTTTAGAGGATTATGTTTGCTGTTCGCTTCTACATTAATAAGAGTATGGTGGTTAAAACCATTGGGAGGTTTATATTTAATTTTCGTAGGATTAAATTATTTTTTAACAAAAAAAATTTTTTTACCAAAAAATTCCAAAAATGTAAAAAAAAAAGATTCCCTTTGGAAAATTGTTCTCTTCGTAGAAATTATGGATTTATCTTTTTCCATTGACAATATTTTTGCTTCTGTTGCGTTGTCAGAAAATTTTTTATTAATTTTTTTAGGTGTATTTATAGGAATTCTATCTATGAGATTAATTGCTCAATTTTTTATTCAATTAATGGAAAAATTTCCAGAATTGAAAATTTCTGCTTTTTTCATAATCATCATTCTCGGAATGAAACTTATTTTTTCTCCTTATATTTTTTTCATATCCGATGGAATATTTTCGTTATTAACTTTTTTTATATTTATTATTCCTATTTTTTTTTCATTAGGGAAAAAAATAATATCAAAAAAATTAAAATAA
- a CDS encoding ABC transporter ATP-binding protein produces the protein MNALKKILAYSKPYKYHYIINILCNFLHSLFSVISIISISPVLSIFIESSKNKTTFFNSYNCFDIIIKYVHDYIKILSYKYGKINTLAIFCFFIILIFLIRNIFRYLSEYFLIGIRTSIVKNIRNDFHKKILSLPAIFFNDKRSGDLMSRLSNDVNEIEISIVNSLANLISSSIMVFFHLFTLFFMSYHLTLFAFLLLPLMGTFISIIGKSFKKEARGAQNQLGKLFSFIEETLNSTKIINIFHAENKMQKRFEKVSEYQKILSSRVNRKKELAAPTSELLGSITMILIIWYGGKLFLEKKGMEPETLFPFVGLFFQIINPAKSLVNSVSNVQKGIASAERIVEILNTKCIYNEKIRSKSISRFENEILFKNVTFIYKKSVLIKNLSFSLKKGKTIALVGRSGSGKSTIANLLANFYDVTYGKITIDGVNIKYLRIKDYRKLLGMVTQEPVLFNDSIFNNISLGIEEKISVNSVIKAAKIANAHCFIEKLPKGYNTVIGYNGNKLSLGQKQRISIARAVFKNPLIMILDEATSSLDTESEIAVQVALNKMIKNRTSIVIAHRLSSPIIQNADNIIVLEKGKIIEQGQHKALINKKGTYCKLMNLQSF, from the coding sequence ATGAATGCACTTAAAAAAATTTTAGCTTATTCAAAGCCTTATAAATATCACTATATTATCAATATATTATGTAATTTTCTGCATTCTTTATTTTCAGTTATATCCATTATATCTATTTCTCCTGTTCTAAGTATTTTTATTGAATCTTCAAAAAATAAAACAACTTTTTTTAATTCTTACAATTGTTTTGATATTATCATAAAATATGTTCATGATTATATAAAAATACTATCATATAAATATGGAAAAATAAATACTTTAGCTATATTTTGTTTTTTTATTATTCTGATTTTTTTAATCAGAAACATTTTTCGATACTTATCAGAATATTTTTTAATCGGAATAAGAACTTCTATTGTTAAAAATATTAGAAATGATTTTCACAAAAAAATATTGTCTTTACCAGCGATTTTTTTTAACGATAAAAGAAGTGGAGATTTGATGTCTAGATTATCCAATGATGTTAATGAAATAGAAATTTCCATCGTTAATTCTTTAGCTAATTTAATTAGTTCTTCAATAATGGTTTTTTTTCATTTGTTCACTTTGTTTTTTATGAGTTATCATTTAACATTATTTGCTTTTTTATTACTTCCTTTAATGGGTACTTTTATTTCCATTATAGGAAAAAGTTTCAAAAAAGAAGCAAGAGGAGCTCAAAATCAGTTAGGAAAACTATTTTCTTTTATAGAAGAAACTTTAAATTCCACAAAAATTATAAATATTTTTCATGCTGAAAATAAAATGCAAAAAAGATTTGAAAAAGTATCTGAATATCAAAAAATACTTTCTTCTCGTGTTAATAGAAAAAAAGAATTAGCTGCTCCAACAAGTGAATTATTAGGTTCCATTACAATGATTTTAATCATTTGGTATGGTGGAAAACTTTTTTTGGAAAAAAAAGGTATGGAACCAGAAACACTTTTTCCTTTTGTAGGATTATTTTTTCAAATTATTAACCCAGCAAAGAGTTTAGTAAATTCTGTATCTAATGTTCAGAAAGGAATAGCTTCTGCAGAACGTATTGTGGAAATATTAAATACTAAATGTATATACAATGAAAAAATTAGATCAAAATCTATTTCTCGTTTTGAAAACGAGATTTTATTTAAAAATGTAACATTTATTTATAAAAAATCTGTTCTAATTAAAAATTTAAGTTTTTCTTTAAAAAAAGGAAAAACAATAGCTTTAGTAGGAAGATCTGGAAGTGGAAAATCTACTATAGCTAATTTATTAGCTAATTTTTATGATGTAACATACGGAAAAATAACTATTGATGGAGTTAATATTAAATATTTAAGGATTAAAGACTATAGAAAATTATTAGGAATGGTAACTCAAGAACCAGTTCTTTTTAATGATTCTATTTTCAATAATATATCATTAGGTATAGAAGAAAAAATATCGGTTAATTCTGTAATAAAAGCAGCTAAAATTGCAAATGCACATTGTTTTATAGAAAAACTTCCAAAAGGATATAATACTGTTATTGGATATAATGGAAATAAATTATCTTTAGGGCAAAAACAGAGAATTAGTATAGCTAGAGCAGTCTTTAAAAACCCATTGATCATGATTTTGGATGAAGCTACTTCCTCTCTAGATACAGAATCAGAAATTGCAGTTCAAGTAGCATTAAATAAAATGATAAAAAATAGAACGTCTATCGTAATAGCTCACCGATTATCTTCTCCCATTATTCAAAATGCAGACAATATTATTGTTTTAGAAAAAGGGAAAATCATAGAACAAGGCCAGCATAAAGCTTTAATTAATAAAAAAGGAACTTACTGTAAGCTAATGAACTTGCAAAGTTTTTAA